The Deltaproteobacteria bacterium DNA window TCATCTTTCATGATCATCGCTCTCCACCAAGGTACCGATCTTTTCACCCAGGACCACTTTCTTCATATTCCCAGGCTCCAGAAGCTTAAAGACGATGATTGGCAACTTATTATCCATCGACATGGTCACCGCCGTGCTATCCATCACCTTAAGCCCCTGTTGGATAACTTGCAAATGTTTCAATTTATCAAATTTTATAGCCTGTAGATCTAGAGCAGGGTCCCGATCATAAACCCCGTCAACCTTAGTGCCCTTGAGCAAGGCCTGGGCGCCGATCTCGATGGCCCGTAAAGCCGCCGCGGTGTCCGTGGTAAAATAGGGGCTGCCGGTTCCAGCCGCAAAGATCACCACTCGACCCTTTTCCATATGTCTTAAGGCCCGGCGGCGGATATAGGGCTCCGCTACTTCATGCATGGCAATGGCCGACATCACCCGGCAATGCACCCCTTCTTTTTCCAGCGCATCCTGTAAGGCCAGCGAATTAATCACCGTGGCCAGCATGCCCATCTGATCCGCTACGGTGCGCTCCATATTACGGGCACTTTCGGCCACCCCCCGAAAAATATTGCCCCCCCCGATGACTATTCCTACCTGCGCCTGCAAATCTACCACTTCTCTGATTTCTCGGGCAATGGCTCGCACCGTCTTAGGACAGAGACCAAACTTCTGGTCCCCGGCTAAGGCTTCGCCACTCATCTTTAACAGAATGCGAGAGTACTTCAGTTTGGTTGACTCCATGCTAGCGGTTGCTGGTCAGGGATCGGCCTGCTCAATCGGCTCCCAATTGGTAGCGGGTAAACCGCCGGATAGTAACATTCTCGCCCACCTGGGCAATTATTTCGTTCAGGTAGTCCTGGATCAGGATATCGGGATTTTTGACATAAGGTTGTTCCAACAGGCAGGCCTCAGAATAAAATTTTTTCAGCCGCCCCTCAACGATCCGATCAATCACATTCTCTGGTTTGCCGCTTTCCAGGGCCTGGGCCCGGAAAATAGCTTTCTCTTTTTCCAGGACCTCGGGGGGGATCTCTTCCGGCCGGAGGCATAAGGGGTTGGTCGCCGCGATCTGCATGGCCAGATTTTTGACGAATTCTTGAAAAGCCGGGGTCTTGGCGACAAAATCGGTTTCGCAATTTACCTCCACCAGGACCCCGATTTTGCCCCCGAAGTGGATGTAGGCATGGATCAAGCCTTCGCTGGTTGCCCGTCCGGAGCGTTTCTGGGCGATCGCCAGACCTTTTTGCCGCAACAGGACAACGGCCTGGTCCATATCACCCTGGGTTTCAGTCAAAGCCTTCTTGCAGTCCATCATTCCTGCATTAGTTTTGTCACGCAGTTCTTTGATCTTTTCCGCGGTAATTTGCAATTCGTTTCTCCTCGGCCAACTCTTATAACCTCATCAGGGACAGATTTTAAATCAGGACCGGATAGATGAGTAGTTTTCGGCCTAGATTATGTCATTAAGGTGTGTTATTGGTAACTTGAATATTCTTGCGTAGCCTGGCGGTTACTATTACGGACCCCGGCTCAGACATTGATTTCTTGCGGTTCTGAATCTTCAAGCTCTTCCCCGATTTGCGGCTCCGCCTCTTCCCCCGC harbors:
- a CDS encoding UMP kinase codes for the protein MESTKLKYSRILLKMSGEALAGDQKFGLCPKTVRAIAREIREVVDLQAQVGIVIGGGNIFRGVAESARNMERTVADQMGMLATVINSLALQDALEKEGVHCRVMSAIAMHEVAEPYIRRRALRHMEKGRVVIFAAGTGSPYFTTDTAAALRAIEIGAQALLKGTKVDGVYDRDPALDLQAIKFDKLKHLQVIQQGLKVMDSTAVTMSMDNKLPIIVFKLLEPGNMKKVVLGEKIGTLVESDDHER
- the tsf gene encoding translation elongation factor Ts, producing the protein MQITAEKIKELRDKTNAGMMDCKKALTETQGDMDQAVVLLRQKGLAIAQKRSGRATSEGLIHAYIHFGGKIGVLVEVNCETDFVAKTPAFQEFVKNLAMQIAATNPLCLRPEEIPPEVLEKEKAIFRAQALESGKPENVIDRIVEGRLKKFYSEACLLEQPYVKNPDILIQDYLNEIIAQVGENVTIRRFTRYQLGAD